In Flavobacterium luteolum, the DNA window TTGTCTTGGTCTTACTGGCTGTTGGTCGGCTACAAAACTTTGGACAGGGAAATATCTTGAGATTGACAATTTTGTCGTTAATCCAGAATATCGATCCAAAGGAATTGGAAAAATGCTTACCAATTATGTAGAGAAAAAGGCAATACAGCTAAATTGTAGTAGCATTGTTTTGGATGCGTTTACAGGAAATTTTGGAGCACATCGATTTTATTATAATCAAGGTTATGCTCCAAAGGGATTTCATTTTGTCAAAATTTTAGATGAAAAGAAATTAACGGTTTAAAAACAAATAGAAGTTTTTTTTATTGCAACAACAAAATCTCCATTAAACAAAAGAAATGGTTATTTTTGTCTTACAAACATTATTAGAATTATATTTTGGGATTATATAAAAATCTATTCAAGCAAACTGCAATTTACGGACTGGCAACAGTTTTACCGAGAATGCTAAGTTTTTTATTAGTGAGATTATATACAGGAATTTTACCTACCGCTGAGTATGGGGAAGTTTCAATCGTATTGTCTTGGATGGTTTTCTTTAACGTAGTTCTTTCTTACGGAATGGAAACTGCTTTTTTTAGATTTTACAGTGCTGAAGAAGATAAGAAAAATGTAATTGCAACTTCTACCATTTCTATATTTTGGACCTCGATAATCTTTCTTTTCGCTGGATTGATTTTTAGAAATACACTCGCAAATCTAGCAGAAGTAGATGTTCAATACATTACTTATACAGTGTGGATTTTAGTTTTAGATGCACTGGTTTTAATTCCATTTTCTAAACTTAGAGCCAATCAGAGACCTATGGTTTATGCGGCAATTAAGATTGGAAACGTGGTGATAAACTTATTATTGAATATATTTTTCCTGATGTATCTTCCAAAATTGGCAGAAGCAAATCCAAATTCTATTTGGGATAATTTATATGTTCAAAACTTCCAGATTGCTTATATTTTCATCGCAAACCTTTTGGCAAGTTTGGCAACCTTTATTGTGCTTTCTCCAAACTACCTTTCGCTTGGACGAAAATTCGATCCTGTACTTTGGAAGAAAATGATGAAATACGGACTTCCTATTTTGGTAGCTGGATTGGCTTTTGCCGTAAATGAACATTTCGATAAAATTCTATTAGGATATTTGCTTCCAGAAAATTTAGCAAAATCTGAAGTTGGAGCTTATTCTGCTTGTTATAAATTAGGATTGTTTATGGTTCTTTTTGCAACAGCTTTTAGATTAGGAATTGAACCGTTCTTTTTTAGTCATGCAAAAAATGAAAACGCACCGCAGACTTATGCTGTTATTACCAAATATTTTGTGATTTTAGGATCGTTGATTTTATTAGGTGTAATTGTTTTTGCAGATGTTTTAAAATACCTATTATTAGACAACAAATCGTATTGGGAAGCAATGAAAGTTGTGCCATTAATTATTTTGGCAAATTTCTTTTTAGGAATTTACAACAACTTATCAGTTTGGTATAAACTTACTGATAAAACAAAAATTGGGGCTTACATTTCTATTGTTGGTGCAATTGTAACCTTGATTTTAAATTATCTTTTAATTCCGAAGTACAGCTATTATGGTTCTGCAATTGCAACCATTTCTGCTTACGGTAGCATGATGCTTATTTCTTATGTTTTAGGAAATAAGTATTATCCGATTCCTTATGACATGAACAAGATTGGTGCTTATTTAGGCGTTTCAATAGTATTTTCAATTATTTCGTTTTACGGATTTAGAGAAAAATATTATGTTGGAATTCCGCTTCTTTTAATTTTTATGTATATGGTTTACCATTTTGAAAAAGATACTATAAAAGGAATAATGAGGAGAAAATAAGACGTTTTAAGAAAATTTATATTTAAAAATGAAAATTCAAATTATCAATAAATCACAGCACGATTTACCAAATTACGAGACAATTGCTTCTGCAGGAATGGATCTGCGTGCCAATATTATAGAACCAATTACGTTAAAGCCTTTAGAAAGAACAATTGTAAAAACAGGACTTTTTATTGAATTGCCAATTGGTTACGAAGCGCAAGTAAGACCAAGAAGTGGTCTGGCTGCTAAAAAAGGAGTAACAGTTTTGAATTCGCCAGGAACTGTTGATGCAGATTACAGAGGAGAAATTGGAGTAATTTTAGTAAATTTATCTAATGACGATTTTGTAATCGAAAATGGAGAACGAATTGCGCAGCTGATTATTGCAAAACACGAAAGAGCTGAATGGATTGAAGTTGAAACACTTACTGAAACATCAAGAGGTGAAGGAGGCTTTGGAAGCACTGGAGTAAAATAATAGAAAAACAAAGACCAAACCCATGAAGATTTTAAATCTTCTCATAAAATCAAATTAAAGAATGAAAATAATTGTGCCAATGGCAGGCCGCGGATCAAGATTGAGGCCTCATACATTAACCGTTCCTAAACCGTTAATTCCAGTTGCCGGAAAATCGATTGTACATCGTTTAGTTGAAGATATTGCCAAAATATTAAAAGAACCAATTGAAGAAGTTGCCTTTATTTTAGGAGACGAAGCGTTCTTTGGAGATGATGTTGTAGCAAGCTTAGAAGAATTGGCTAAAGGATTAGGAGCTAAAGCTTCAATCTATCGTCAAGATCAGCCTTTAGGAACTGGACACGCGATTATGTGTGCGAAAGATTCTCTTTCTGGACCTGCTGTAATTGCTTACGCAGATACTTTAATTAGAGCTGATTTTGAATTAGATCCAGAAGCAGATGCTGTAATCTGGGTAAAACAAGTAGAGCAGCCAGAAGCTTTTGGTGTGGTAAAACTGAACCAGAATAATGAAATTATAGAGTTGGTTGAAAAGCCAAAAGAGTTTGTTAGCGACTTAGCTGTTATCGGAATTTATTACTTTAAAGAAGTTGGAATTTTAAGAAACGAACTTCAAAATGTTTTAGATAATAATATTCAGAATGGCGGAGAATATCAGATTAATGATGGTATCAAAGCAATGATGGCAAACGGAAAAGTTTTCAAAACAGGAAGTGTTGATGAATGGATGGATTGCGGTAACAAAGATGTTACGGTTGAAACCAATACAAGAATGCTAGGTTTTCTTCATAATGATGGAGAGCATTTAGTAGATTATGGCGTGACGTTAGAAAATTCAACGATTATTCCTCCTTGCTATATTGGACAAAATGTAGTCTTGAAAAATACGACAATCGGACCAAATGTTTCTCTTGGAAATGGATGCCACGTTACAGACAGTACTATCAAAAATAGTTTGATTCAGACTTATTCTCAAATTAAAAATGCTGCTTTAGTTAATGCAATGATCGGAAACCATGTGAGTTATGATGGTAAATTTACAAGCATTAGCATTGGAGATTACGCTGTTTTAGAATAAAATAAAAATTAGCAAAGTTTCGTTTTGTTTAAAATGTAATTTTTAGAAATGATTAAAAAAGGAGTTTTTACAATATTGGTTTTTGCTTTATTCAGCACATCATTTTCGGTTTTTGCTCAGACAGAACCCGAGGATATTGCTATGGCAACCGACGAATATCAAGACTCATTTTATGAATCGTTAAAACAAAAAGGAATTGAAAATTATGATAAAGCGATTGTATCATTGGAGAAATGTATTAAGCTAAAACCCAATGATGCAGTTGCTTATTTTGAATTAGGAAAGAATTATCTGTCGCTTAAAGAATATCAAAATGCACAAAATGCTTTTGAAAAAGCAACGCAGCTTGATCCTAAAAACAAATGGTTTTGGCTCGGAATTTACGATGTAAGTTATGAGACAAAAAA includes these proteins:
- a CDS encoding GNAT family N-acetyltransferase, coding for MALQIRELTTIEEMVAQINTIRFLYPNISLEKYKAFLCEMLPHNYIQIAVFEDEICLGLTGCWSATKLWTGKYLEIDNFVVNPEYRSKGIGKMLTNYVEKKAIQLNCSSIVLDAFTGNFGAHRFYYNQGYAPKGFHFVKILDEKKLTV
- a CDS encoding lipopolysaccharide biosynthesis protein, with product MGLYKNLFKQTAIYGLATVLPRMLSFLLVRLYTGILPTAEYGEVSIVLSWMVFFNVVLSYGMETAFFRFYSAEEDKKNVIATSTISIFWTSIIFLFAGLIFRNTLANLAEVDVQYITYTVWILVLDALVLIPFSKLRANQRPMVYAAIKIGNVVINLLLNIFFLMYLPKLAEANPNSIWDNLYVQNFQIAYIFIANLLASLATFIVLSPNYLSLGRKFDPVLWKKMMKYGLPILVAGLAFAVNEHFDKILLGYLLPENLAKSEVGAYSACYKLGLFMVLFATAFRLGIEPFFFSHAKNENAPQTYAVITKYFVILGSLILLGVIVFADVLKYLLLDNKSYWEAMKVVPLIILANFFLGIYNNLSVWYKLTDKTKIGAYISIVGAIVTLILNYLLIPKYSYYGSAIATISAYGSMMLISYVLGNKYYPIPYDMNKIGAYLGVSIVFSIISFYGFREKYYVGIPLLLIFMYMVYHFEKDTIKGIMRRK
- the dut gene encoding dUTP diphosphatase — encoded protein: MKIQIINKSQHDLPNYETIASAGMDLRANIIEPITLKPLERTIVKTGLFIELPIGYEAQVRPRSGLAAKKGVTVLNSPGTVDADYRGEIGVILVNLSNDDFVIENGERIAQLIIAKHERAEWIEVETLTETSRGEGGFGSTGVK
- a CDS encoding sugar phosphate nucleotidyltransferase, translating into MKIIVPMAGRGSRLRPHTLTVPKPLIPVAGKSIVHRLVEDIAKILKEPIEEVAFILGDEAFFGDDVVASLEELAKGLGAKASIYRQDQPLGTGHAIMCAKDSLSGPAVIAYADTLIRADFELDPEADAVIWVKQVEQPEAFGVVKLNQNNEIIELVEKPKEFVSDLAVIGIYYFKEVGILRNELQNVLDNNIQNGGEYQINDGIKAMMANGKVFKTGSVDEWMDCGNKDVTVETNTRMLGFLHNDGEHLVDYGVTLENSTIIPPCYIGQNVVLKNTTIGPNVSLGNGCHVTDSTIKNSLIQTYSQIKNAALVNAMIGNHVSYDGKFTSISIGDYAVLE